The Ziziphus jujuba cultivar Dongzao chromosome 1, ASM3175591v1 genome segment TCAGCTGCTTCTTATTGCTTTTATGTTTAACCATGTTCTAATTTGAAAAGACATGGTATATTTTTCATCCTTGGACCTATTTTCTTGCAAAAGCTTCATGCTCTAGTTTTCATCACATATTTGCATCCACTGCCTACCGCTTGGTGTGAAGATCCTGTTTTATGTCTCAAATACATTATTTGTTTGCCTATATGGATGTACATTATTTGTTTGCCTATATGGAGTACCGCATTTATGTCTTGCTCCTCTTACCATAGCATTCCATTTGTTTGTTACATACAAGATGGCTAAATAAGCTTATCAAATGCTTTTCAACACTTTGTTACAtcacaaattttattaattgcagTTGAGGATTTAAACTTAAATGCCGTTGAGTCTTTGCGGGGAGTTCCTTATCTTGCTATTGGTAAACACCTTTGTGGGCCTGCAACAGGTAGTAACGAGCTTATCAACATAGTAACCATCAGAATTGATGTAAGTATATAGTATCTGTAGGGAACACCAAGTAACTTTCTTGAATATTGTTTATTGCTGCAGATTTGACTCTGAGATGTTGCCTTATGGAACATGATAATCAAAATAGTGTTGCACAGCATAGTGTTAACCCAAATCTGAAAGGTCTGGCTATAGCGACGTGTTGCCATCATCTTTGCCAATGGAAAAACTACATAAGTAACAAATCTATCTTGCCTTATATTTGTAGCTTAATAGTTGAAGTAACTTTCCAGATGTCTTTTGGTCATGCTCTCACTGACAATATGACATTTGCTGTGCCacagataaaaaatatttattagatttgGGGATCACAAAGGAAGAATTCCATGCAGTTACATGGTTTACCAGTTGGGCAGTAGATGCTGACCATGGTTCAGATCTTTCCGATCGCAACTTTCATCTACAGTCCATGTAACCATGTCGAACTTTTGTTTATATGAATGTCTTATCTTTCAAACAAATTCCATATTGAAAATATGAACTTTGGAAATCCTTACCAGTACTGCCACCTGATACCATTTCCCTTTTACAGTGGAAAGGAGTGTGGTGATGATTGTGAAGTTGAAGGCATAGTGAGAAATATGAAGGCAGCTGAAAGGGCAGTGCTTGGTTTCATGTGCAAGCAAATTATCGACAGGGGCAGGTTGATGTGGATGACGGAACGTGGGTTACAAACTCAGTTTGTTAAATATGTCCCACCTACCATCTCTCCAGAAAATCATCTACTTGTTGCTGGATGCAGCAATCATTTATAAAATGTCATTGTTCTTTTACGTTGCTAAAAAGTTTTGATATGTAAAACGGGACTTCACTGATGCATCGAAAATGATGGGATGTTTGAGAATGGCCTGCTGTGGCTGACAATTAACCATGTACAACGAGGAATTTCATGTATGAAACATTCGTTTATTCTTCCTTTTTCTGATGGTTGGACTTACGATTGTAAAGCAAGCAAAGTGTCTTCGGTGGAAAGAACCCTGCTGGTTTTGTACTCTGAATAATGAATTGCAAAAACGATGGAGATGCGGGGTATCGAACCCCGTACCTCTCGCATGCAAAGCGAGCGCTCTACCGTTTGAGCTACATCCCCTCATATTGTCCAAACAAACAAAGTATTTTATCAATCTCTTTATTGCGAGTTcatcaaaacaaattttttttttattaaaatgaaaaatgaaaattaaatctcAAATATCGACCtcatacaaatttatttaaccGTGATGACAAGaaatgaaattattaaattgacataatttatttatgatgtcaaaaaaaaaaaaacaaaatgagaaagtaaataaaatccttaaatgaaattagatatttgcataatttttttttttttaacagaaagGCAAATAAAATCAGTAGGAGCTTTGGCGCGCGCCTCTTTGGTCTCAGTGGAGAAttattcatcttttttttttttttaataaaaaaaaaatttcctattcCTTCCAATTAAGTAATGAAACCTTACAACCGGGAGTGCCGGTGCATTCATCCCCTTCCCGATAAACCCTGAACCCACCCcaatcctcctcctcctcctcctcctcagtGGCTCGGTCTTCGCACTTCTTATGCTCTGTGGCTTTGCTTCCGCTCTGCTTCCGTTCTCCGGTAATTCGTCAATCTCTTCCTCATATTCTCAGTTTCCCATTGTCTCACTTTGTCGCTGTGaagattttttaagttttttttttttttttttttttttcatatgttgTTTTTTTCAAGCATCTGGAGAGGTACTTcttactgttattattttgatatattcttTTTGGTTTGTAATGCTTCCGTTTGGTGGCCGAGAAAAATGCAGCACGCAAGAATCGAAATCAGAATATTATTCAATTTGGGCTTTCAATCTGTATGAGATGtgaaattttctaatttaactATGCTTCCGAAGTCGCGTTTCTTCTTCGTTTATTTCTAGGGTTTACTGCTtgcctttttttattaaacGTGTGTTTTAAATTTTGCTTAGAGAATTGGAGTTTACTACATCAAATATCAAAGGGCATTCCCATAGTGTTGTTGAATGGAGTTTTATATTGATTCATGATTCTCGCCCTGTATCTCatgaatttgttttaatttgttcctAAGCAGCCATCTGTGAAAAACCTTTTTCAGGGCGATCTGATTGGTGCAAGTTTGGGCAGCTGGAAATGATAATATGTAGCTTGGCCCACTGAAAATCTATGTTGCAATTTTCGTAAACCATTATTTTACTTTTGGTGAACTTAACAGTTAGGCAAGCAACGTTTCATAAATTCACGTGGAATGGAAACATTAGAATTTGTGGCTGAAATTCTTGAGTCACGAGTTACACCTCagttgaagaaaagaagaatctCTTCAGTGAATGATCCTTCATCTCTCAAGGTTTTGAGAGAGATTGAATCTTATTTGCCTTCCTTGCTTTCGCCTGAGTATTATATGAAACCATGCTTGAATGAGCTGGTGATGAGGGAATTGATGAATCCTGGTTATTCTAGCCATGTTCCCGATTTCACAATTGGAAGAGTTGGTTATGGATCTGTTAAATATATGGGAGAAACCGATGTTAGATGGCTGGATTTAGACAATATTGTGAAGTTTCACAGGCACGAGATAGTTGTATATGAAGACGAAAGTGTAAAGCCTGCAGTTGGTTGGGGCCTTAACAAGACTGCTGAAGTAACTTTGCTGCTGCAAAATACAACAGATATTGATGGGGTGCAGGAAGAAAGTATTGTAAAGAAATTAAGGCAAAGCACAGAGAGACAGGGAGCTCAGTTCATATCATTTGACCCAGCAAATGGTGAATGGAAATTCTTGGTTCACCATTTCAGCAGGTTTGGATTGAGcgaagatgatgaagatgatattGTAATGGACGATGCAACAGCTGTTCAAGATCCTGTGGAGAGGAATGGTGGTGAAGTGTCTGATATTGATGAAGAAACTCCGTTGGAACACTCTGGAAACTTGCTTTCTCATTCTCTACCTGCTCATCTTGGGCTAGACCCAATAAAGATGAATGAAATGAGAATGTTGATGTTTCCtgatgaggaagaagaggaagatgatTTCAATGAAATAATATCTCATCAGAAATCATCCTCCTCTAAAGAATATGTTAAACCTCATTTGCAGAATTCAACTAGGATTAGCCGTAGATCTAGTCCAACAGTTGTCCGCAAAACTCCATTAGCATTGCTTGAGTATAACCATGGGAGTTTTGACTCAAATTCTCCTGGAACCATTCTGATGGCCCAAGAAAATAAGAGCACCTCTTTGAAGACATTAAAAGCAGAAGGTTTTAATCTGGACCTCAAGCGTGAAATACCAGTATCTGGATACCATTCTCGTAACATTGTTGATGCTGGTTTGTTCATGGGTAGGTCATTTGGTGTAGGGTGGGGCCCCAATGGAACCCTTGTTCATGCTGGTTCACTGGTAGGTGGTAATGATTCTCCGAAGGTGTTATCATCCGTAATTAAATTAGAGAAGGTTGCTATTGACAAAGTGGTTAGAGATGAAAATAACAAAGTGAAAGAGGAACTTCAGGACTTGGCTTTTGATTCTCTACTAAACCTCCATAAAGGGATAAATCATGAAGTAAAGGAAGTTGCATTTGGGGGCTTTAAACTGAAGCTTCAAAAAGTTGTCTCTCATCGTTTCATGCTTTCAGAGATTTGTAGGAGCTATGCTGATATTATTCAGAAGCAGCTGGAGGTACCTGGGTTGTCTTCCTCTGCTCGATCAGCGATGATGCACCAAATAATGGTCTGGGAGTTGATAAGAGTCCTGTTTTCTGAAAGGGAACACAGCCAACCGTTAAAATCTATGGGTGAAGACAATGAAGAAGACATGATGCAGGATGTGAAGGAAGTTTCTCCTGAAGCTGACCAGGAAGCTCTTCCACTTATTCGAAGGGCAGAATTCAGCTATTGGTTGCAGGAGAGTGTTAGCCCTCGTGTACAACATGACATAAGCTCCTTGAATGATTCCAATTATCTAGAACAAATATTTGTACTCCTTACGGGGCGGCAGCTGGATGCAGCAGTGGAACTGGCTGTTTCTAAAGGAGATGTGAGACTAGCTTGTTTACTAAGTCAGGCAGGTGGATCCACTGTCAATCGTTCTGATGTTGCATGGCAGCTTGATCTTTGGAAAATCAATGGGTTGGATTTTCGTTTCATTGAGAAGGAGAGGATAAGGCTTTATGAGTTGCTTGCTGGCAATATTCATGATGCTTTGCATGATCTTGAAGTTGACTGGAAGAGATTCTTAGGGTTATTAATGTGGTATAAACTACCACCTGATGCTTCATTGCCTGCTGTTTTCTGCACTTATCAACATCTTCTTGACGATGGAAGGGCTCCATGTCCTGTGCCAGTTTATTTTGATGAAGGACTGGTAGAAGAGGATGTGATTTGGAGAACAAAGGAGCGCTTTGACATATCATATTATCTGATGCTTCTTCATGCAAGTGAAGCAAATGAGTCTGGCtttttgaagaatatgtttagTGCCTTCTCTTCGACGCATGATCCACTTGATTATCACATGATTTGGCATCAAAGAGCAGTGTTGGAAGCTGTTGGTACTATCAGTTCAGATGATCTTCATGTTCTTGACATAGGACTTGTTTCTCAACTCTTGTGTTTGGGGAAATGTCATTGGGCCATTTATGTGGTCCTCCACATGCCATATCGTGAAGATTTTCCATATCTGCAGGCTAACCTTATTAGGGAGATCTTGTTCCAATACTGTGAATCTTGGAGTTCTCAAGAACATCAACGCCAATTTATTGAGAACTTGGGTGTTCCCATGCCATGGTTGCACGAAGCAATGGTATCAAAcacttattttttctttatcatgGTTCATTTTATGACTAGGTTGTTTAGAAGGCAACTGTTATCTTTACTTTTCAAACCTTATCTAACGGTATTATAGATCAGAATAcatgtaaattgaaaaaattaatattcagTTCTTCTACATGCTTAAAATTGTGGCCATTCCACTTGAAATGGGTTGATGTTGAAATGAATAGCTGAcagattgattttatttatgcttTGTATTGATTTGATTTATGCTCTGTATTGCAGGCAGTTTATTACAGCTACTACAGAGATCACTCAAAGGCTCTAGAACACTATCTTGAATGTGCCAATTGGCAAAAAGCTCATACTATTTTTGTAACTTCAGTTGCACATAAACTATTCTTGTCAGGTAAAATCGTACAAACTCTGCAATTAACTAAGGTGCTCTACTAGGTTTCAcctcatatatttattttgttgccaTAAGTAAATACTTGCGTATATATATTAGGCGGTAAAAACTTATGTATTTTGTCAAATAATGCCTAATGTGGCCTTAAGCATGTcctcaaaaatttaaatacattCAGCATATCACTTACTTGAGTGCATTCAGCATCCTTTAGAGCCATTCTGtacgattttctttttctttttgcatacAGCCAAGCATTCAGAGATATGGAGGCTTGCTACTTCGATGGAGGACCACAAGTCAGAAATTGACAAATGGGATTTGGGAGCTGGAATTTACATTTCATTCTATTTATTGAGAAATTCATGGCTGGAAGATAACAATTCCATGAGTGAATTGGTAAGTGAACTTATCTGATATATCGAGGCTAAGCTGCTAAATACGGGCGTATAAGACATCCTGATTTCTTGATCGGTATCAACATTTAGGATTATAACTTTTTGATAATTTGATTCAGAGATCAACAACAGAGTAGTAAATTCCATGCGAATTAGATGCATATCTTGCTTCAATTGTGAGGTTATTGTTTGGTCTAAACTGCTTGAGCAAGTTGTTAAGCTGAATTATAGATAACATGTGGAGTAGTAAATGCCTGATATATTGGATACTTATTTTATGAGGCTGCTGTTTGTTGTAAGTTGTTGAAGCTTGAGCAGGTTATTGAACTAAATTTAGTGCTGGCCGaatgaaaagaatatatatgtatgtataaagcTTGTTTGTTGGATTAAACTTTTTGCTTTGTGCATTAACATTCAATATAGGCTTGGCCAACTGCGGTGATATTATTTACTTGCTTTATGGTGTTTGGCAAAATATTAAGAGGGTATAGTTATCCCTTAAATTTAGGAAATAAGCTCGAAATGCATTATGAATATCTGTTTTGTTTCTCATTCGAACAAGTTTAAGGAATATGTTACGCCTTTTGCAGGATTCTCTTGAGAGCAAAAGTACTGTTTGTAGAAACTTTCTTGGTCAGTTAAACGAATCTTTGGCAGTTTGGGGTGGTAGATTACATGTTGATGCCAGGTAGATATTCTTCCAATTCTCGACTGTGATGTTGAGAACAACCTTTGGTGTATTTAAGCGTACGTTTTTTCATGGTGTTTGTCATTGTTATTTGCAGAGTAGCATATTCAAAGATGGCTGAAGAAATATGCAGTATGCTATTATCCGAGAGTGGAGAGGGCTCCACGCGCGATGTTCAATTAAGCTGCTTTGACACTGTTTTCAGTGCTCCAATTCCTGAAGACGTCCGGTCAAGTCATTTGCAAGATGCAGTGTCTCTTTTTACATGCTTTCTGTCAGAAGTGGCTacctaaaaatattttgttccaTCTTTCTTTTGTACGGGATTCGAATCTCCTTGTTAATTGCATGGTGTAAAAACTTGATCATCTTTGCAATGATGATGGAAAATTTGTTTCATTCTTGGTGATGCTCAGCTCATGGATTTTGGTTGTGTTTGAGAATAATGGGGACAATCCGTTTTGTTATAGATTAATTAAGCAGAATATTATGAGAATGACaaatgaaaaatcatatttttcataTACAATGCCAAACGATATTAGCATGAAGAGAGCGCTTCTTCTATGttgaaagattaaaaataataataataataattttttttttaaatgtacttttgttttttgggttttaatatATCCTTGTGGATGGTTATTGTTTCATAATTTGAACAATAATTATAATCTTTCATAATTTGAACAATAATTATAATCGttcttattttaatatttacaaattaaacattttaaatgtaattaactTTTGGATAAAAACaatctaattaaaatttcaaagaataaAGGCAAATTCAACACAAAACTCGTTTAAGATCTAACTAGCTAAGTGCCAACTctctcaaaatattattttattaattactttttactctttattttttcagtaattattattattattatttttttcgtaataaaaaaaaaaccatatatttatttatttattttaaatatggaaaCAATAAGTGAAAACCAAACCATATAAAGTGGTAGAACTAGTAGAATACAAACCATTTTTTAACTTTCCTAGTTTTCTTTTAACTACGCCGCCCAGGCCACAGCCCCATATACCATACCCAACAGTACATATACGCTCACCACGTCATCGCTTTCCTtccccatctctctctctctctctctctctattctcTTTCTGAAACCTGAGATTCTCTCTCTAGGAAATTTTGGTTACAGCTCTCGTTCTACGAGAGCTCGGTCGCTCGTGCCCTGAAGAAGATGAAGCGGTCTGCCTCCAGAAAAACGGGTCAACCTAATTCCACTGTTAATTCTTCGGCGGCCGATCTTTTTCGTTCCGGTCTATATGcggatcttcttctttttcaatttcgCTTAATTCTCctgaaatcttttttcttttcctttttttttaattttgtactgCTTATGTGTTTCTATTATACTTTTACTTAATgatcttggaaaaaaaattaatgaggcattaataaaaatagatcGGGTTTTAATTTTGGAGTTTAGACTTTGCATTGCTTAAATTTCTCTGATTGTCTTTAGTTTATATACAAATCTTTTTCCTTgaaatcttttttaaaatttggaaattgGGTTGAATTGATTATCCTGAGGTGGCCAATCTCCAAAAAAGATGAATAATTGAAGTGGCAAATCAATTTCCGAGGCATGCAATTGATTGTTTCTTTatgcaaaaacaaattttttaaaaagaataaataatagatGAAATTTTGATCGGTATTCGGGATTCTGTCAATATGtttgaaattaattacaaattaatcaGTAATTTATTACCTTGCATTATATGCCAGAAACATAATTCTGGCTTGGAGTTGTTCGGTTTTCTTATTTTGTGGAAAGTTCAGGCATATTCATCAATTATGGGCGTGGAATTTATTTTCTAAGCTGTAATTCAATTAGTATTTCTTTTATTCAATGGTTTTAACTCTTCCAATCCTATTTGACAGCCTCCAGTAAAGCAAATACGAAAGAGTTGGAAAGGATTGATAacttgttttattcatatgcaaaTGGGTCTTCTGGTATGATCGAGtaagtatattaaatttcatGGATTTTAGTCATTGCTTATTGGATTGTCTAAATTATTGTATGCATGTGTAATAGCTCCCGTTTTATTCATTCTCCAGTCAAATCAAATTGGTTTATTTTGAACGAAACTATAAAATCTCTTAAATTTCAGCTATgactacataaataatatttggctactatttcttttctttttttttttttttttttttggttttttttgggtgcaAATTCAGTACAATGACTACATAAATCTGAATGCATTTAGTCTTAGTGATGTGTTGTTGTCCCATTGAAATTGAACAGGTAGGAAAGGTCGTGATATCgattcattaaattttcctaAATAGATTACGCCGAGTCATTAATTCCTTTGACTGATGATAACATGTTAATGAAGCTTATCTTCTTGTTGCATATTTAATCGTGGCTTCAAGATAACAATTTAGAGGCTTTTTAAAATCTTTGTACTATGAGTACTTGTGGTGACATGTAGTTGAGAAGTGCTATATGCTTTTTAGTTTCTCCGACATAGTGGTTTTAAATACTATCCTGCATGGTGTGTCAAAGATATACACATTTCATATATCAGATTTTGGAGAATaaattttcctattttataaAGGATACCAAAtgggtaaaagaaaaagaaataatcttTCTAATATTTTGTGCTTCTAACTCtacttatttatgtttttgtgaTACTAGCTTAATGCATGGTGGAACATATCAATAACATTACgtcgtaattttatttttgagcaGTCCAGAAGGAATTGAAGCTCTTTGTTCAGACTTGGAAGTGGATCATACTGATGTGAGGATCTTGATGCTGGCATGGTAAGTTACAGTTGGTGTTTTTTCATACCTTACGTCCTTAACTTTTAGCTATTAAGTTTATATGTTGAGCTAATGAAACTGCATATGCCAGGAAAATGAAAGCTGAAAAACAGGGATACTTTACCCTGGTAAGGGTTTTTTCCATTTTCGTATTGATTTGTAGGTTTCTGGGTATACTACATGATTTACTCTCTGGcacttgtttattttatttattgaaatggCTCTATcaactttatattttttaggaagagtGGCGGAGAGGCCTTAAAGCATTAAGGGCTGACAcggtaaataaattaaagaaggcACTTCCAGAGCTAGAGAAAGAGGTACAGCACTTGGATTTGGCTTCGTTTTTTAGCTTTATGTCAATTGATGCATATGATGGAAAAGGTTATTAAAGCTgactttttcttcttatatatgTTGTGAAAAGGTCAGGAGGCCATCGAACTTTGTGGATTTCTATGCCTTTGGATTCCGATATTGCTTAACAGGTATAATGTTGTTTTGGCTAGTAGTTTGATCTTGAACATaccttttttctttgctttaaaAGTTTATACATGTGCTACTTTTAactttatgtaatttattttttcagaggAGAAACAGAAGAGCATAGATATAGAAAGCATCTGtcaattattaaatattgttCTAGGATCCAATTTCCGGTCACAGGTTGACTTTTTTGTTGAGTACTTGAAGGTGAGAGGCTGcatttgtattattttcttaGAAATAGCATTTATCATCGTTCCATCTCCTTTCTGGTCTGTCATTCTGCTTAGGGGTTGGCATTGTATAACCTACACGTGAACTCCAGTGAAATTTTAATGGAAGGTGGAAATTAGTTTGGCAAgtgaaattttggaaaaaagttAAACGGGTATACTTCTTACTTTGTACTGGAAAGTGTGAACGATGCCGTAGGTTCCGTCCTGACCCACATAATTACATCAAATGGAAAGAGGGAACTAACTAATTTTACATAGGATCTTATATACTTGTTTTTGGAATGCAGACTCAGAATGATTACAAGGTCATAAACATGGATCAGTGGATGGGATTTTACCGGTTTTGCAATGAGGTATGGCTTTCAAGTTTGTtgcctatgtttttttttttctaagctAATGTTAAGCTAATCTTCCTATCTAGTACTAGCAAACCTCGCCGAATGCAGCTTAACATGTTCGTCACAgtataatttatgaataaattgTGCTGCTATCAGAGAAGAAAGTATATAGAGCTTTGTGGTGCAATTAGTGGTATTCCATGTTTTAAATTACCTGATCTAGCTCTGAACTTTACCAATCAATGTTTGGGCAGATAAGTTTTCCAGGTCTTAGTAATTATGATCCTCAACTCGCTTGGCCTCTGATCCTGGACAATTTCGTAGAATGGATGCGGGAGAAATAATTTTTGGTCAACTTAATTCTCTGATGTAGACCATATTATATCATAG includes the following:
- the LOC107409041 gene encoding nuclear pore complex protein NUP96, producing the protein METLEFVAEILESRVTPQLKKRRISSVNDPSSLKVLREIESYLPSLLSPEYYMKPCLNELVMRELMNPGYSSHVPDFTIGRVGYGSVKYMGETDVRWLDLDNIVKFHRHEIVVYEDESVKPAVGWGLNKTAEVTLLLQNTTDIDGVQEESIVKKLRQSTERQGAQFISFDPANGEWKFLVHHFSRFGLSEDDEDDIVMDDATAVQDPVERNGGEVSDIDEETPLEHSGNLLSHSLPAHLGLDPIKMNEMRMLMFPDEEEEEDDFNEIISHQKSSSSKEYVKPHLQNSTRISRRSSPTVVRKTPLALLEYNHGSFDSNSPGTILMAQENKSTSLKTLKAEGFNLDLKREIPVSGYHSRNIVDAGLFMGRSFGVGWGPNGTLVHAGSLVGGNDSPKVLSSVIKLEKVAIDKVVRDENNKVKEELQDLAFDSLLNLHKGINHEVKEVAFGGFKLKLQKVVSHRFMLSEICRSYADIIQKQLEVPGLSSSARSAMMHQIMVWELIRVLFSEREHSQPLKSMGEDNEEDMMQDVKEVSPEADQEALPLIRRAEFSYWLQESVSPRVQHDISSLNDSNYLEQIFVLLTGRQLDAAVELAVSKGDVRLACLLSQAGGSTVNRSDVAWQLDLWKINGLDFRFIEKERIRLYELLAGNIHDALHDLEVDWKRFLGLLMWYKLPPDASLPAVFCTYQHLLDDGRAPCPVPVYFDEGLVEEDVIWRTKERFDISYYLMLLHASEANESGFLKNMFSAFSSTHDPLDYHMIWHQRAVLEAVGTISSDDLHVLDIGLVSQLLCLGKCHWAIYVVLHMPYREDFPYLQANLIREILFQYCESWSSQEHQRQFIENLGVPMPWLHEAMAVYYSYYRDHSKALEHYLECANWQKAHTIFVTSVAHKLFLSAKHSEIWRLATSMEDHKSEIDKWDLGAGIYISFYLLRNSWLEDNNSMSELDSLESKSTVCRNFLGQLNESLAVWGGRLHVDARVAYSKMAEEICSMLLSESGEGSTRDVQLSCFDTVFSAPIPEDVRSSHLQDAVSLFTCFLSEVAT
- the LOC107408745 gene encoding uncharacterized protein LOC107408745 — encoded protein: MKRSASRKTGQPNSTVNSSAADLFRSASSKANTKELERIDNLFYSYANGSSGMIDPEGIEALCSDLEVDHTDVRILMLAWKMKAEKQGYFTLEEWRRGLKALRADTVNKLKKALPELEKEVRRPSNFVDFYAFGFRYCLTEEKQKSIDIESICQLLNIVLGSNFRSQVDFFVEYLKTQNDYKVINMDQWMGFYRFCNEISFPGLSNYDPQLAWPLILDNFVEWMREK